The genome window cgagaactccatttattgcgagaaccgcgagaaccaatgtgaacacaacctaaaatagctaaaaaaaacctaacccccacccccccccccccaaaacctaaaccccccccccaaaaaaaaaaaaaaaaaaaaaaaacctaaccccccaagctaaatgctaaaaactaaaatccccaaaaaacctaaccccccccccccaaaaaaacctaaaccctcctcccccaccccccaaaaacctaaaccccccaacccccccccccccaaactaaaatgctaaaaactaaacccccaaaaaacctaaaaaaatctaaaaaaaattcaaaaaaaaatctaattttttttttaatattttttatgctcaaatcactacttttagtggccaaaaaaaatttttttttctttaaaaaaaattaaaaaagaatttttttaatttttttttgcttcgaaaagtagcgatttttatataaaaataattaaaaaaaaaattgtgtgatttttagctatttttaggcatttttggtcgtgttcacattggttctcgcaataagaggtggttctcgcatgatcttctccctatatatatatatatatatatatatatatatatatatatatatatatatatagggttaggttcaatTGTGAACAACTTTTTGAAAGTGAACCGCGTGAACTAATCTTTgccattgatttcctttttagttgttaggGTTAGGATTGTAATTTTATAATAATTTAGTTTTGAATCTTTATTATAATAATGGTTTTTCAGTTACATAATCCTTTTTTCTTGTGATTATCTTCAACAATATTTTAATCTTTTACCAAAATCAACATTTGAACTTACGTAACTTACAAAATCATAAAACCCAGAATTCATTCACTCACTTCTTCCATAATACCCAGAACTTCGTAATACCCATAATTCATTCGATCTTCGCCGGCAATTCTATCATCACCGGCAGTTGCGTTGGGTATCGTAGTTGGATCCAGCGACTCTTAATCATTAACGGCTTGGATTTCGGCGTACATTTAATCGGAAAAGCCATTTGCAGATTGTTCAAAGTTCAAAGTCTGGGTTGTCGTTGTTCAAATTGGATCTGAGTTGATTGGATTGGATTTGATATTCGTGTTGATTTGGTGATTTAGATAGAATTAGAGACTTGCAGATTGTTGTAGTAATAAGATCTGAATGAGTGTTGAGAGATATTAGAATGTGATCATGAATCACAAAATtgatagaaaagaaaaaaaaattgcaGGAGTTGCAGGTCATGAGTCGATAAAGAGGAGGTGCCCATTATAAAGACTAGTATTACGATAAAAAACACAGGTtacataaatcgcaaacacaGGTTCATCTTCACGATCGTATAGTTCATCTTCACGATCAATACATAGGTTACATAAATCGCAAACAAAacccaaataaaaaaaacacaaaccaAAAAACATTTTTACTTATCCAAATAAAATTCAAAGTACCAACATCAACAAAACGTCTAACCACTTATAAACAAAGCAAACATTTTTTGTATCATCAACCAGTGCCTTACACATATTATTGTCTCCCACAAAATCTACTATTCAAAAGTCCTATTCCGCTTGTCGTATGCAAGCACATCTTTCAGCCACGTGTGATATGTTTCTCTAATATTCGTTCTTCTCCATGCACGCAAGTTGAATATATTCATCCCATAAGCCAAAGCACATTCATTTGGACCCAGATTGTTGGATATCAACGGGTGAGAAAAGTTGAAGTAGGCTCTAAACCGCTTCGACATCACCCACGTGTCATCACCTTTGCAGGTTTCAACCACTTTGTTGACCTTTCCACCAAGGTCAATTCCCCAAAGTGGGGATAAATCACGTTGAATCACAATATCATCATCCAAGAAAACCACTTTGTCAAGATTCGGGAAGAGCTAACCAaaataagcaaaaaaaaaaaatacttttaatAAGAACAAAACTAACACTATAGCTAAAACGTTACATACCGGTATAATCCAATTACCTCTGGCAAATATATGCGAATATGATTCAGCAACAAAACTAACACTATAGCTAACGGTATATGCGAAGTGGTTCTGGTGAAGGTAATTGTTTGTGTGCGTGTGCGTTAGATGAGTACTCATTGGTTAACCGCAAAGAGAGACAATGGATGCCTTTTGGGACAGAACTTGCTGCAACGTGTTTGTTCATTAATTCTGCAAATTTAGATTCTCTAATTTCCTTTTCAGATCTTTCCATCTGTCAATATCAATGAAAAGAAAGAGATCAATAAAGAAATTATTCCAAAAAATCATCTCATTTACTAAGCTTCATGAACAATTACATACCATTCCTTTCAATATAACAGCAAATTCATTTGAAAATGCATCAGCCATATTCCAGGTTGCAGAAAAATAAACAACATTTTGTACACCTGTGTATCGACTgcttatacacatgtgtacatagTGTACAACCTTTTGTACAACTGTGTATCGACTgcttgtacacatgtgtacatagTGTACAACCCAGGTTGCAGCCAAATAAAAAAATACCATGTACATATTTGTACAACCCAGTGTATTAATAGACTTTCATaacaatacacatgtgtacatcgccctatacacatgtgtacatattaattaataaatCTCTGTACAAATGTTTACAACAAATCATCCAAGCAAACATCATACCATCGCCTAAAAACAAGGTAAAAACccctgtacacatgtgtacatcaacGATTTTAGATAACCAATGAATTCCAAACTCTTGTtcacgctatacacatgtgtacatgaACGATTTTGCACCAAATCAACCAAACTAACAACATAAATTAAAAAACAGAGTAAAATCAACTTTCTTCTTAAATTAACCCTATCCTTTCAGAAAAATTAATCATGTACTCGAACTATGACTGGTCAAAACACACCATTAGAACAAAACATCGTGATTAAACAACTATTACAACAGATTAAAGAGACCCTAGCTTCCGATTCGATGTTctaaaaagatttataaaacatACACAACATGAATCGATTTACTGAATCATATACACATTTACACTTTATCATTGTGTACCTTTGATGTTGAAAATCGTATGACTATTACGGCATCTTGTTAACTTCGTTGGACTTCCTCTGTTCTTTATCTAAGAGGACGGTGATGAAAGAGAGAGAAATTGATGTTTGTTGAATAAAAGAAGAATATTAGGGCTTGCCATTCCGACGAAGACGATGATGACAGTAGAGAGTGTTCTTCGTCGACGCCCTTTAATCTTATTCGCCGTTCGATTGTCTCTCTATCTTCTTTTATttgataaaaacacaaaaaagtgGAGAAGATATTGTTAGATATTTGAAAAGGATTTGAACTGCACTATTTTTTAGGAGAGATTTCAAAATACTATGACAATTAAACCATTCAGTTATCACCTTCCATATTTGTTAATTGTTAATGTACAATAATACCcttttatatttaattaaatatataaaaattaacccaataattacaatattgccattcTCTTTTAATCGCAAGATAATGAAGATCATCCATATAAGTTCACATAGTTCACTCCTGGGTgggtgttcactctagaaccctaccctatatatatatatatatatagggcttggcTATGTAGGAAACTCtatctttttaagaaaactatgcaAACCCATTGTCATCCATTGATTATCTTTCATTCAACTTGATCAATGGCTCTCATAATTTTGGTaagaattatatttaaaagaaatAGTATAATACACATTTGAAAGTCTGGAAGGGCATTTTCGGTAGAACAAAACCCACTTTTTGGCATTGGAAATGACAAAACCCACTTGTGTCAtcatctctctcctctttct of Helianthus annuus cultivar XRQ/B chromosome 1, HanXRQr2.0-SUNRISE, whole genome shotgun sequence contains these proteins:
- the LOC118491204 gene encoding probable galacturonosyltransferase 13, with amino-acid sequence MADAFSNEFAVILKGMMERSEKEIRESKFAELMNKHVAASSVPKGIHCLSLRTTSHIPLAIVLVLLLNHIRIYLPELFPNLDKVVFLDDDIVIQRDLSPLWGIDLGGKVNKVVETCKGDDTWVMSKRFRAYFNFSHPLISNNLGPNECALAYGMNIFNLRAWRRTNIRETYHTWLKDVLAYDKRNRTFE